One stretch of Rhodoferax lithotrophicus DNA includes these proteins:
- a CDS encoding tyrosine-type recombinase/integrase, with protein MAIRKLTDLKIKAKIREIEDLQFSPQAKNALVGDGEGLYLSIAKSGTASWLFRYMDHGKAKSVGLGGYPSTSLQKAREKAQELRDARTVGVDPAQAKKEAVREEKLQLAKAKTFETCALEFIEYSRPMWKNIKHGQQWTNTLTQYAFPVIGKSSISDIHADDIVRILSPIWQTKRETASRLRGRIESVLDWATVNGWRKGDNPARLKGHMEYLLPKVRAGVQNHHASLPYDRLPAFMKTLQSESGMARYALEFLILCASRTGEVVGAKWEEFDLTKGVWTIPAARMKANIEHRVPLGRRVLQILTIIKPFSGKNFVFISGKKDKAMTNMSMAMLLRRMEQPDITVHGMRSTFRNWAGECTEYPFQVCEQALAHRLPDAVAAAYLRSDFFVNRVNLMKDWETFALSECQP; from the coding sequence ATGGCAATCCGCAAACTAACCGATCTCAAGATCAAAGCCAAAATCCGAGAAATCGAAGACCTTCAGTTTAGCCCACAAGCAAAGAACGCTTTGGTTGGCGATGGCGAAGGGCTGTACCTGAGTATCGCCAAAAGTGGCACAGCAAGCTGGCTGTTCCGGTACATGGATCATGGCAAGGCAAAGAGCGTCGGTCTTGGCGGATACCCATCGACATCCCTGCAAAAGGCCAGAGAGAAAGCGCAGGAGCTTCGTGATGCCCGCACTGTAGGGGTCGATCCAGCTCAAGCCAAGAAGGAAGCCGTGCGAGAGGAAAAGCTGCAATTGGCCAAAGCCAAGACCTTTGAAACCTGCGCGCTGGAGTTCATCGAGTATTCAAGGCCAATGTGGAAAAACATCAAGCATGGGCAGCAGTGGACGAATACGCTGACTCAATATGCCTTCCCTGTTATTGGCAAGAGTTCAATCAGTGACATCCATGCAGATGACATTGTTCGGATTCTTTCACCAATTTGGCAGACAAAGAGGGAAACGGCCTCGCGTTTGAGGGGCCGCATCGAATCCGTACTGGACTGGGCGACAGTAAACGGATGGCGAAAAGGCGATAACCCGGCACGACTCAAGGGCCACATGGAATACCTGCTGCCTAAGGTGCGTGCAGGGGTCCAAAATCACCACGCATCACTCCCCTATGACAGGCTACCAGCATTCATGAAGACCTTGCAGTCAGAGAGCGGCATGGCAAGGTATGCGCTGGAGTTTTTGATCTTGTGCGCGTCACGTACAGGTGAAGTCGTTGGTGCCAAGTGGGAAGAGTTCGACTTGACCAAAGGTGTCTGGACGATACCAGCCGCCAGAATGAAGGCGAACATTGAACATAGAGTGCCATTGGGGCGGCGCGTTCTTCAAATCCTGACCATCATCAAGCCATTTTCAGGCAAGAACTTCGTGTTTATCTCCGGCAAGAAAGACAAGGCCATGACGAACATGTCCATGGCAATGTTACTCAGAAGAATGGAACAGCCAGACATCACTGTACACGGGATGCGGTCAACATTCAGGAATTGGGCTGGCGAATGCACTGAGTACCCCTTTCAGGTGTGCGAACAGGCACTTGCACACAGGCTGCCAGATGCGGTCGCCGCCGCATACCTTAGAAGCGATTTTTTCGTAAACAGGGTCAACCTCATGAAGGATTGGGAGACATTCGCGTTGTCAGAATGCCAACCTTGA
- a CDS encoding ABC transporter ATP-binding protein, giving the protein MSALPLIELKAVTKTYGQGTTAFQALKGVDLVIHAGEFVAIMGPSGSGKSTVMNTLGCLDTPSTGEYLFNGIHVETLTRDQRALLRRRYLGFVFQGFNLLARTSAQENVELPLLYRGEPAKTRHAAAKKALASVGLAGWEHHTPAELSGGQQQRVAIARAIVTEPAVLLADEPTGNLDTHRSLEIMELLWKLNADHGITVLMVTHEADMAQYAKRIVHFVDGVVDSDTPNPHPTAHHQNTTQEVV; this is encoded by the coding sequence ATGAGCGCCCTGCCCTTGATTGAACTCAAGGCCGTCACCAAAACCTACGGCCAGGGAACCACCGCTTTTCAGGCCCTCAAAGGTGTGGATCTGGTCATCCACGCAGGTGAGTTTGTGGCCATCATGGGCCCCAGCGGCTCAGGAAAATCCACCGTTATGAACACCCTGGGCTGCCTTGACACACCCAGCACAGGTGAATATTTGTTTAACGGCATCCATGTCGAGACCCTCACGCGTGACCAGCGTGCGTTGTTGCGCAGGCGCTACCTGGGTTTTGTGTTCCAGGGCTTTAACCTGCTGGCGCGCACCAGTGCCCAGGAAAATGTCGAACTGCCGCTGCTGTACCGGGGTGAGCCAGCCAAAACACGCCACGCTGCAGCTAAAAAAGCGCTGGCTTCTGTAGGACTGGCTGGCTGGGAACATCACACTCCTGCCGAACTCTCGGGAGGCCAACAACAACGGGTGGCGATTGCCCGCGCCATCGTGACCGAGCCCGCCGTATTGTTGGCCGATGAGCCCACCGGAAATTTGGATACACACCGCAGCCTGGAAATCATGGAGCTGCTCTGGAAGCTCAACGCCGACCACGGCATCACTGTACTGATGGTCACCCACGAAGCCGACATGGCTCAGTACGCCAAGCGTATCGTGCATTTTGTCGATGGTGTCGTCGACAGCGACACACCTAACCCGCACCCAACGGCACACCACCAGAACACCACACAGGAGGTGGTTTGA
- a CDS encoding ABC transporter permease → MWLSTLLLAMRSIRRNLLRSFLTILGIVIGVSAVITMVTVGNGATLAIQNQIAGLGTNLLQVRPGQRMMGGGGGAPSFKAADAQAVFSQVSSLLAVAPEARSNATLVLDGRNWSSSVIGSTTDWLTTGNWKVADGRIFTAEEQMAGAGVCLIGETVRRELFGSQTAVGTSIRVKQISCEVIGVLGSKGQGAFGNDQDDMVFMPLNTLQRRITGNTRVNTLLVSMQDSADPDRVKAAITQLLRERRKLAESEEDNFNVLDTKQLGEAFSSTTQVMTTLLGAVAAVSLLVGGIGIMNIMLVSVTERTREIGLRLAIGALEREVLLQFLIEAVVLSALGGLLGILLATGASIGLSKAMDVPFVFDPSINGLAFVFSAGIGVLFGYFPARRAARLDPIEALRHE, encoded by the coding sequence ATGTGGCTCAGTACCCTGCTTTTGGCCATGCGCTCAATCCGGCGCAATTTGCTGCGCTCATTTCTGACCATTCTGGGCATTGTGATTGGTGTCAGCGCCGTCATTACCATGGTCACCGTGGGCAATGGTGCCACGCTGGCGATTCAGAACCAGATTGCCGGGCTGGGCACCAATTTGCTGCAGGTGCGCCCGGGCCAGCGCATGATGGGCGGTGGCGGCGGAGCCCCTTCGTTCAAGGCCGCCGACGCACAAGCCGTGTTCAGTCAGGTCAGCAGCCTGCTGGCGGTAGCCCCGGAGGCACGCAGCAATGCCACGCTGGTGCTCGATGGCCGCAACTGGAGCAGCAGCGTGATTGGCAGCACCACCGACTGGCTCACCACCGGCAACTGGAAGGTCGCCGATGGTCGGATCTTCACGGCTGAAGAACAAATGGCTGGTGCAGGTGTGTGCCTGATTGGTGAAACCGTGCGCCGCGAATTGTTTGGGAGCCAAACTGCGGTGGGAACCTCCATTCGCGTCAAGCAAATCAGCTGTGAAGTCATTGGTGTGCTGGGCTCCAAGGGACAAGGTGCTTTTGGCAATGATCAGGATGACATGGTTTTTATGCCGCTGAACACCTTGCAGCGGCGTATCACCGGCAACACCCGTGTCAACACGTTGCTGGTGTCCATGCAGGACAGTGCCGACCCTGATCGCGTGAAAGCGGCCATTACCCAACTGCTGCGTGAACGACGCAAACTGGCCGAGAGTGAGGAAGACAACTTCAATGTGCTGGACACCAAGCAGCTTGGTGAAGCCTTCTCCAGTACCACTCAAGTCATGACTACACTTTTAGGCGCGGTAGCTGCCGTGAGCCTGTTAGTGGGCGGCATTGGCATCATGAACATCATGCTGGTGAGCGTGACAGAGCGCACCCGCGAAATCGGCCTGAGACTAGCCATTGGCGCATTGGAGCGAGAGGTGTTGCTGCAATTTTTAATAGAGGCCGTAGTACTGTCAGCGCTAGGCGGTCTGCTGGGCATTCTGCTGGCCACCGGAGCCTCGATTGGCCTGTCCAAAGCCATGGATGTGCCCTTTGTATTCGACCCGAGCATCAACGGACTGGCCTTTGTATTTTCGGCCGGTATTGGTGTGCTGTTTGGCTATTTCCCCGCGCGCCGGGCAGCACGCCTGGATCCGATTGAGGCACTCAGGCACGAGTAA
- a CDS encoding site-specific integrase has protein sequence MNNPTDKTKTPKPKSSKLVNSYTQAAQSDSTKRSYSQDVRHFRTFAKIPASPEVVAEYLAKFAGVLSVATLQHRLIAIHQAHTEKGFDSPVKDRLVKRTMQGIRRTFGVAQRRVRALVKDDLLELLVMVNKQKPLKAARDKAILLMGFAGAFRRSELVALTMADITPHAHGLEVLIRRSKTDQEGEGRTVFIPLAKSEERCPVKALQRWLELAGIGSGPLFRPVNRHDTVTSDLALTPQSVALIVKSAVAGSKGLEAAKMVSGHSLRAGFVTEAATIGLQTSAIMGQTGHRSLEMVFCYTRPVQKRQIPSLL, from the coding sequence ATGAACAATCCCACCGATAAGACAAAGACCCCGAAACCCAAATCATCCAAGCTGGTCAACAGCTACACCCAGGCGGCACAGTCGGACTCTACCAAGCGCAGCTATTCTCAAGATGTCCGGCACTTCAGAACTTTTGCAAAGATACCGGCCTCGCCCGAAGTGGTTGCCGAATATCTGGCAAAGTTTGCCGGGGTGCTGTCTGTGGCCACCTTGCAGCATAGACTGATCGCGATCCACCAAGCCCATACCGAGAAGGGTTTCGATAGTCCGGTCAAAGACCGACTGGTCAAGCGCACCATGCAGGGCATCCGGCGTACCTTTGGCGTGGCGCAAAGGCGTGTCCGTGCGTTGGTCAAAGACGATTTGCTCGAACTGCTTGTGATGGTCAACAAGCAAAAACCCCTGAAGGCAGCCCGTGACAAGGCCATTCTGTTGATGGGCTTTGCTGGCGCATTCCGGCGGTCTGAACTGGTGGCACTGACCATGGCGGACATCACGCCCCATGCCCACGGACTTGAGGTGCTGATACGACGATCCAAGACTGATCAAGAGGGTGAAGGCAGAACGGTGTTTATTCCGCTGGCCAAGTCTGAAGAACGCTGTCCGGTCAAGGCCTTGCAGCGGTGGCTTGAGTTGGCAGGCATTGGCTCCGGCCCATTGTTTCGGCCTGTCAATCGGCATGACACTGTAACAAGTGATCTGGCGCTGACACCGCAGTCCGTGGCCTTGATCGTGAAGTCGGCGGTGGCAGGCTCCAAAGGCCTTGAGGCGGCGAAGATGGTGTCTGGGCACTCGCTCCGCGCAGGGTTCGTGACGGAGGCGGCGACAATCGGCCTGCAAACCAGTGCCATCATGGGGCAGACTGGCCATCGAAGTCTCGAAATGGTTTTTTGCTACACAAGACCCGTGCAGAAGAGGCAGATTCCGTCGCTGTTGTAG
- a CDS encoding DNA-methyltransferase, translating into MGQILQLFDEEQAPRPATKDIPRNQAEIIVGDVRKVLQGFPDSLFQTCVTSPPYWGLRDYGIEGQIGAEMDIQDYIRDLVSVFREVRRVLSDDGTFWLNIGDSYTSGGRTWRDDDAKNKGRGMSYRAPTPKGLKPKDLIGVPWKIAFALQEDGWFLRTDIIWNKPNCQPESVKDRPTRSHEYVFLFSKSEKYYYDHEAVKEPAQDPKQKSKNRRTVWNINTEPYPGSHFAVYPRQLVRICIQAASQKGDRVLDPFFGSGTTGVVCNELNRQCTGIELNEEYAELAQQRLLLGK; encoded by the coding sequence ATGGGACAAATCTTGCAACTTTTCGATGAAGAACAAGCGCCTAGACCGGCAACTAAGGATATCCCCCGCAATCAAGCTGAAATCATCGTGGGTGATGTGCGCAAGGTCTTGCAGGGTTTTCCTGATAGTCTTTTTCAGACTTGCGTTACCAGTCCACCTTATTGGGGACTTCGAGACTATGGAATCGAAGGTCAGATCGGCGCTGAAATGGATATACAAGATTACATTCGCGATCTTGTTTCGGTCTTCCGTGAAGTCCGTCGGGTACTTTCCGATGATGGAACGTTCTGGCTGAACATCGGCGATAGCTATACGTCTGGTGGAAGAACTTGGCGTGATGATGATGCGAAGAATAAAGGCAGAGGCATGTCTTACAGGGCACCGACTCCCAAAGGACTCAAGCCAAAAGACCTCATTGGAGTACCATGGAAAATAGCCTTCGCTCTTCAGGAGGATGGATGGTTTCTTCGTACTGATATTATTTGGAACAAACCCAACTGCCAACCAGAAAGCGTTAAAGATAGGCCAACCCGGTCACATGAATACGTCTTTTTATTTTCGAAATCTGAGAAGTATTACTATGACCACGAAGCTGTCAAAGAGCCGGCCCAAGACCCTAAGCAAAAATCTAAGAATCGCCGCACTGTTTGGAATATTAATACTGAGCCCTATCCCGGTTCTCACTTTGCGGTATACCCGCGGCAGTTAGTACGGATTTGTATCCAAGCAGCTTCGCAAAAAGGGGACAGGGTGTTGGACCCATTTTTTGGTTCTGGGACTACAGGGGTAGTCTGCAATGAACTTAATCGCCAATGCACTGGCATCGAATTAAATGAGGAGTACGCAGAGCTTGCCCAGCAACGTCTGCTACTAGGCAAGTAA
- a CDS encoding AbrB/MazE/SpoVT family DNA-binding domain-containing protein, producing the protein MQKLTRWGNSVGIRIPAQVLGAAGLKSGDHVHIRLMDSGDIRVRPVKGRQQAESEGAKTVAMTEPYDSEQW; encoded by the coding sequence ATGCAGAAATTAACACGCTGGGGCAATTCTGTTGGCATCCGAATCCCAGCTCAAGTGCTGGGGGCCGCCGGTTTGAAGTCGGGTGACCATGTTCATATCCGGCTCATGGACAGCGGCGATATTCGGGTGCGTCCTGTCAAAGGCAGGCAGCAAGCTGAATCGGAGGGTGCTAAAACGGTGGCAATGACCGAACCGTATGATTCAGAGCAATGGTGA
- a CDS encoding DUF3631 domain-containing protein, giving the protein MKRQDISISKLSPEEIWNQLGYETKKNPIEKLYPLDTVTARWEGNLPGGDEDFTGATVFPIKDATKSIRNGLAVKFENGAPDTYQFAYISMEATEGFFVRFGSGNKIFLVTSDFLTAVALAKNTGYPSHFSLYPENTEDVAINLAKAFPDAMVVICEDQQPDCNKLPKNVCQLIPPEKGFYEKVLAKPKQVKQKIDECILIKKNEVIEEVKAKPVPKKTGINGNTLVRLLVALVLSCCSMSEGAALLFVLYVFFTYLTDKVQHAPLFGFCAPARRCGKTTGLKLGAYLVKDPFYTKLVTKSALEIITDGSKTPLLDELDQFIKNNPDLVGLINGGVEDAAGNAHTGKQGQVVIRKTYGAKLYAMIGRPPETVFDRSIIISMKRKGVNELKDRVTSKKKSCLHLRREVMQWCEANSDEFEAMLIAPLDVNNDRARDNYEPLLRIAACISDTIEKEARAASIANVLLQQATDDSGEQLIGDIKRIFDDADLKAISSAELAAKLRGSEGGVWSASNGNKAINPIRMAQMLELFEVSPKPIRIDGKQVRGYSRESFEDAFARYCVQDEVTNE; this is encoded by the coding sequence ATGAAACGTCAAGACATCAGTATTTCAAAGCTCTCACCAGAGGAAATCTGGAATCAACTTGGGTATGAAACCAAGAAAAATCCAATCGAAAAATTGTATCCGTTGGACACTGTCACTGCGCGCTGGGAGGGCAACCTGCCGGGTGGCGACGAAGACTTTACCGGGGCGACTGTCTTTCCGATCAAAGACGCAACAAAGTCGATTCGTAATGGGCTGGCTGTCAAGTTTGAGAACGGCGCACCAGATACCTATCAGTTCGCGTATATCTCAATGGAAGCGACCGAAGGATTTTTTGTTCGCTTTGGTTCAGGTAACAAAATCTTCTTGGTGACATCAGATTTCTTAACCGCAGTGGCATTGGCAAAAAACACGGGTTACCCATCCCATTTTTCTCTCTACCCGGAGAACACGGAGGATGTTGCCATCAACTTAGCCAAGGCGTTTCCAGATGCCATGGTTGTCATTTGTGAAGACCAGCAGCCTGATTGCAATAAGTTGCCAAAGAATGTGTGCCAACTTATTCCGCCGGAAAAAGGTTTTTACGAGAAGGTTTTGGCAAAACCAAAACAGGTCAAGCAAAAAATCGACGAATGCATCTTGATCAAAAAGAATGAGGTAATCGAAGAAGTCAAGGCAAAACCTGTCCCAAAGAAGACCGGCATAAATGGGAACACCCTGGTTCGATTATTGGTGGCACTGGTTCTCTCGTGCTGCTCCATGTCGGAAGGTGCCGCGCTACTTTTTGTGCTGTACGTTTTCTTTACCTACCTTACTGACAAGGTGCAACATGCGCCCCTCTTTGGATTTTGCGCACCGGCAAGGCGGTGTGGTAAGACGACGGGACTCAAACTTGGTGCGTACTTGGTCAAGGACCCTTTCTATACTAAGCTCGTCACCAAGTCTGCGCTGGAAATCATCACAGATGGATCCAAGACCCCACTACTGGACGAGTTGGATCAGTTCATCAAGAACAACCCAGACCTAGTCGGATTGATCAACGGTGGCGTGGAGGATGCCGCTGGAAACGCCCATACAGGTAAGCAAGGGCAAGTTGTTATCAGGAAAACATATGGGGCCAAGCTCTACGCCATGATTGGCCGTCCACCAGAGACCGTGTTTGACAGGAGCATTATTATCAGTATGAAGCGCAAAGGCGTAAATGAACTGAAGGACAGGGTCACGTCGAAGAAAAAAAGCTGCCTCCACTTGCGCCGTGAGGTGATGCAATGGTGTGAGGCCAACAGCGACGAATTTGAAGCGATGCTGATTGCTCCATTGGATGTCAACAATGACAGGGCACGTGACAACTATGAGCCACTCTTGCGCATTGCTGCATGTATCTCAGACACCATCGAGAAAGAGGCTCGTGCGGCATCTATTGCAAATGTGCTCCTCCAGCAGGCCACGGACGACAGCGGAGAGCAACTTATTGGCGACATCAAGCGTATCTTTGACGATGCCGATTTGAAGGCTATCAGCAGTGCAGAATTAGCCGCAAAACTGCGCGGGTCTGAAGGTGGCGTATGGTCTGCCTCGAACGGGAACAAGGCAATTAATCCGATTCGCATGGCGCAAATGTTGGAGCTTTTTGAGGTCAGTCCGAAACCAATCCGGATCGACGGCAAACAAGTTCGCGGGTACAGCCGTGAGTCGTTTGAAGACGCGTTTGCACGCTACTGCGTTCAAGATGAAGTAACCAACGAGTAG
- a CDS encoding helix-turn-helix transcriptional regulator, with protein MSVHHLTHLVPQSALLCTEHSDQTKSGTLNRTERSTMVSAVRFPAKRKWPREDIQFVPDAHLDSSVAILDYIKAHGAKTVLVGAEYAKHLKPAPQDGRTYVVEDPRRPDVLHFTYPDGSYKRVDGKTSPTVGSISIVIHPKRVFYSDRKNGKRTRLAHKVCAKATVVRQDDAPPELSLIDIHRVKRITGFKKSFIYAQPDFPEPVRLGTSRRSSVRWIEAEILGWVRDLISKRNSNQIAI; from the coding sequence TTGTCAGTTCATCATCTCACTCATCTAGTGCCGCAAAGTGCCCTACTTTGCACAGAGCATTCTGATCAGACCAAATCGGGAACGTTAAACCGCACAGAACGTTCAACCATGGTCAGTGCGGTTCGATTTCCGGCAAAGCGGAAATGGCCTCGCGAGGACATCCAATTCGTCCCTGATGCCCATCTGGACTCATCAGTTGCCATCCTTGATTACATCAAGGCTCATGGGGCTAAAACTGTATTGGTCGGCGCGGAGTATGCCAAACACTTAAAGCCAGCCCCTCAAGATGGCCGCACCTACGTCGTTGAGGACCCGCGCCGCCCTGATGTTTTGCACTTTACGTACCCGGACGGCAGCTACAAGCGTGTTGACGGCAAGACTTCGCCGACTGTGGGCAGTATTTCCATTGTCATTCACCCAAAACGGGTTTTCTACAGTGACCGCAAGAACGGCAAGCGCACCCGCTTGGCTCATAAGGTTTGTGCAAAGGCGACTGTTGTTCGTCAGGACGATGCACCACCTGAGTTGTCCCTGATTGACATCCATCGCGTGAAGCGCATCACCGGCTTCAAGAAAAGCTTCATCTACGCGCAACCTGACTTTCCAGAACCCGTGCGACTTGGCACCTCTCGCCGGTCATCTGTGCGCTGGATAGAGGCAGAGATTTTGGGTTGGGTGCGTGACCTTATATCCAAACGCAACAGTAATCAGATAGCCATATAA
- a CDS encoding efflux RND transporter periplasmic adaptor subunit: MSEPSKPTSQAPTQQPTDLAVLLQEQLKPVWWRRKGLWITILLIAASAGGYYAWSQNKQKNALPSYVSEPATKGNLTLTVTANGTLQPTRSVNIGSELSGTVRRVLVDVNDQVTKGQILVELDTAKLSDQVTRSRAALASAQAQLAQAVATVKESSTGLARLEEVAKLSGGKVPSQTELDTARATHDRALAGDLNARANVESARASLSTDETNLSKASIRSPIDGVVLTRTVDPGNAVAASLQAVTLFTVAEDLRQMRLQVNVDEADVGSIQIGQKASFTVSAFPRRRFPASITRVAYGSTITDNVVTYQTLLNVTNDDLSLRPGMTATSSIIAVERKDVLLVPNTALRFSPQSADTTAKGGSDIMSSVMPRMPRVSKKASGGIAKQVWVLRDGVAVAVSVTPGISDGRMTEITGGDLQEGMQVITDQRSANAAKKP, translated from the coding sequence ATGTCTGAACCCTCCAAGCCAACGTCTCAAGCACCCACTCAGCAACCCACCGATTTGGCAGTCCTGCTGCAAGAGCAGCTCAAACCGGTTTGGTGGCGACGCAAGGGGCTCTGGATAACTATATTATTGATAGCTGCTAGTGCAGGTGGATACTACGCATGGAGCCAAAACAAGCAAAAAAATGCACTCCCCAGCTATGTCTCCGAACCCGCCACCAAAGGCAATCTGACACTCACCGTCACCGCCAACGGCACACTGCAACCCACCCGCTCAGTCAATATCGGCAGCGAACTCTCCGGCACCGTACGCCGGGTGCTGGTGGATGTGAATGACCAGGTCACAAAAGGCCAGATCCTGGTGGAACTCGACACCGCCAAGCTCAGCGACCAGGTGACGCGCTCCCGCGCCGCCTTGGCCAGCGCCCAGGCGCAGCTGGCACAAGCGGTGGCCACGGTCAAGGAAAGCAGCACCGGTCTGGCCCGTCTGGAAGAAGTGGCCAAACTCTCTGGCGGCAAAGTGCCCTCCCAAACCGAGCTGGATACCGCTCGTGCCACCCATGATCGGGCGCTCGCTGGAGACCTCAATGCCCGTGCCAATGTGGAATCTGCCCGTGCTTCCCTGTCCACCGATGAAACCAATCTATCCAAAGCATCCATCCGCTCGCCCATTGACGGTGTGGTGCTCACCCGCACGGTTGACCCGGGTAATGCGGTGGCCGCTTCATTACAGGCGGTGACCCTGTTCACCGTGGCGGAAGACCTGCGCCAAATGCGTTTGCAAGTGAATGTGGATGAAGCCGATGTGGGCAGCATCCAGATCGGACAAAAAGCCAGCTTTACCGTCAGCGCCTTCCCCAGACGACGTTTCCCCGCATCCATCACCCGTGTGGCCTATGGTTCGACCATCACCGACAACGTGGTCACTTACCAGACGCTGCTCAATGTCACCAACGACGACCTGAGTTTGCGACCTGGCATGACTGCGACCAGCAGCATCATTGCGGTCGAGCGAAAAGACGTACTGCTGGTGCCCAACACCGCACTGCGCTTCTCGCCACAAAGTGCCGATACCACAGCCAAAGGTGGCAGTGACATCATGTCCAGCGTGATGCCACGTATGCCCCGGGTCAGCAAAAAAGCCAGTGGCGGTATCGCCAAACAAGTCTGGGTGCTGCGTGATGGTGTTGCCGTGGCGGTGAGCGTCACACCCGGCATCAGCGACGGGCGGATGACCGAAATCACCGGTGGTGATCTCCAGGAAGGCATGCAAGTTATCACCGATCAGCGTTCAGCCAATGCTGCCAAAAAACCATGA
- a CDS encoding GGDEF domain-containing protein, whose protein sequence is MKPLLPHLLFGSVTFEESEEYQEFQYKFLIVVMVFGALFTSFFIVADSIQLNPLGGPHMRSMAFFSTLAMLLFAVLRGRKHLFKPVAWTYEAICLLEYSSALMYVPEDELRLLWFFVNIPGVFILLGKRVGWFITLGTCAGLTLGNTHLSHPYSLPAMATNMAAMLYMGAFFHVYSNRSISYFTRMQAYNTKLHQLATHDPLTGVMNARAYYERCDQLIAAASRKNEGFSVLFLDLDHFKAVNDTYGHAAGDWVLKAVASTVRSSIRRSDAMGRVGGEEFSVFLPATASETAVEVAESIRQAIEDSMPDIGGRQLKVTASIGVAACAGTGQTMQHLQKQADEAMYVAKAAGRNRVSVLKHA, encoded by the coding sequence ATGAAACCCCTACTTCCGCACCTCCTCTTCGGCTCAGTGACCTTTGAAGAGAGCGAAGAATACCAAGAGTTCCAGTACAAATTTCTGATCGTGGTGATGGTCTTTGGGGCGCTGTTCACCTCGTTTTTCATCGTCGCTGACTCCATACAGCTCAATCCTTTGGGCGGCCCGCACATGCGATCCATGGCGTTTTTTTCCACGCTTGCAATGTTGCTTTTTGCTGTGCTGCGTGGCCGAAAACATCTCTTTAAACCCGTCGCCTGGACATATGAAGCGATTTGCCTTCTTGAATACAGCTCTGCCCTGATGTATGTACCAGAAGACGAGCTCCGACTGCTCTGGTTTTTTGTCAACATCCCTGGGGTATTCATACTGCTGGGGAAACGCGTTGGCTGGTTCATCACCCTTGGCACATGTGCTGGCCTGACATTGGGCAACACCCACCTTTCACACCCTTATTCGCTACCTGCAATGGCCACCAACATGGCGGCCATGCTTTACATGGGTGCGTTTTTTCACGTCTACAGCAACCGCTCCATCTCCTACTTCACCCGAATGCAGGCGTACAACACCAAACTACATCAACTGGCTACACATGACCCCCTCACAGGGGTCATGAATGCACGCGCCTATTACGAACGCTGTGACCAGCTCATCGCCGCTGCCAGCCGCAAGAATGAGGGATTTTCGGTGTTGTTCCTGGACCTTGACCACTTCAAGGCAGTCAATGACACCTATGGGCACGCCGCTGGTGATTGGGTACTCAAGGCTGTTGCCAGCACAGTCCGATCAAGTATCAGGCGAAGTGACGCGATGGGCCGGGTTGGTGGAGAAGAGTTCTCCGTCTTTCTTCCAGCCACAGCGTCAGAAACAGCGGTCGAAGTGGCAGAAAGTATTCGCCAGGCGATTGAGGACTCGATGCCCGATATAGGAGGCCGCCAATTGAAGGTCACTGCCAGCATCGGCGTTGCTGCCTGTGCAGGAACAGGGCAAACCATGCAACACCTTCAAAAACAGGCCGATGAGGCCATGTATGTCGCCAAAGCCGCAGGGCGCAACCGTGTGTCGGTGCTCAAACATGCGTGA